In one window of Plasmodium cynomolgi strain B DNA, chromosome 13, whole genome shotgun sequence DNA:
- a CDS encoding hypothetical protein (putative), with product MMLYTNRIIEVCNHIRCIMEIIKVYKFICILLTIYFSSMILHNLNSLDTVLHISLDNRNEYMPRTNGRNLAQRNPSREALKRTYDCSLTIDEILRLLHIVHVESIAAGDIITAMILRLDRETGRVNVDGLVRDRLRRHRIANMQARLTELVDEIISISPLNQYIILQKLEAYKEELDETVEILQLVARQRTEEHIYSILNNLTHIRESLNLRLLTNDIAENETAVARRALRIRSRVLDILEFQYDMPSHANSN from the exons ATGATGTTGTACACAAACAGAATAATCGAAGTGTGCAATCATATACGTTGCATTATGGAGATAATTAAAgtgtataaatttatttgtattttattaacaatatatttttcaagtaTGATATTGCATAACCTAAATTCGCTCGACACAGTATTGCATATTTCTTTAGATAACCGAAATGAATATATGCCTAgaacaaatgggagaaatCTTGCACAAAGAAATCCTTCAAGAGAAGCATTAAAACGCACTTATGATTGCTCACTTACAATTGATGAAATTTTAAGACTTCTTCACATAGTACATGTAGAATCAATAGCTGCAGGTGATATAATAACTGCCATGATTTTACGTTTGGATAGAGAAACAGGTCGTGTGAATGTTGATGGTTTAGTTAGGGATAGGCTACGTCGAC ATAGAATAGCAAATATGCAGGCTAGATTAACCGAACTCGTTGATGAAATAATCTCAATTAGTCCGTTAAAtcaatatataattttgcaaaagttaGAAGCCTATAAGGAGGAATTGGACGAAACTGTAGAAATACTGCAGTTAGTTGCAAGACAACGTACAGAAGagcatatatatagtattttaaataatttgacGCATATAAGAGAATCACTAAATCTTCGATTGTTAACTAATGATATTGCAGAAAATGAAACTGCAGTAGCCAGAAGGGCACTTCGAATAAGGAGTAGAGTTTTGGACATTCTTGAATTTCAGTATGATATGCCATCCCATGCAAATAGTAACTGA